One stretch of Saccharomonospora xinjiangensis XJ-54 DNA includes these proteins:
- a CDS encoding LacI family DNA-binding transcriptional regulator, with protein MTEPGNAVAEHRGAPTLEEVARVAGVSRSTVSRVINNSPGVSGRSRQAVTRAIEELGYVPNEAARSLVTRRTNSVALVVSEPGERVFGDPFFAGMLRGVHAGLSGSNRQLVLMMLAEDDDGARLENYLCSGHVDGVLVVSMHGDDPLPQRLAEAGLAVVAGGRPLSGGDVPYVDADNFTGALTAARHLVARGCRRIGTLAGPTDMAVGIDRLAGWRRGLSEAGLGTDVVAHCDFTVDAGTLAMAELLDRYPDLDAVFAAADIIAVGALRELAARGRSVPGDVAVVGFDDSVLATTVTPPLTTVRQPVEELGRTMTWRLLAQLAGDEPLPPSILLPTELVVRASA; from the coding sequence ATGACCGAGCCCGGGAACGCGGTGGCCGAGCATCGTGGCGCGCCCACACTGGAGGAAGTAGCGAGGGTGGCGGGCGTGTCGCGCTCGACGGTCTCCCGGGTGATCAACAACTCGCCTGGCGTGAGCGGACGGTCGCGGCAGGCGGTGACGCGGGCCATCGAGGAACTGGGATATGTGCCCAACGAGGCGGCCAGAAGCCTCGTCACCCGCAGAACCAACTCGGTGGCCCTCGTGGTGTCCGAGCCCGGCGAGCGCGTGTTCGGCGACCCGTTCTTCGCGGGGATGCTGCGCGGCGTCCATGCGGGACTGTCGGGAAGCAACCGGCAGCTCGTGCTCATGATGCTCGCCGAGGACGACGACGGCGCGCGGCTGGAGAATTACCTCTGCAGTGGTCATGTCGATGGCGTGCTCGTGGTGAGCATGCACGGTGACGACCCGTTGCCGCAGCGGCTCGCGGAGGCCGGGCTCGCCGTGGTGGCAGGAGGGCGCCCGCTCAGCGGGGGCGACGTGCCGTACGTGGACGCCGACAACTTCACGGGCGCGCTCACCGCGGCACGGCACCTGGTGGCCAGAGGATGTCGCAGGATCGGCACGCTGGCCGGGCCGACGGACATGGCGGTGGGGATCGACCGGTTGGCGGGGTGGCGGCGAGGACTGTCGGAGGCAGGGCTCGGCACCGACGTCGTCGCGCACTGCGACTTCACCGTCGATGCGGGAACACTGGCCATGGCCGAGCTGCTCGACCGGTACCCGGACCTCGACGCCGTGTTCGCCGCCGCCGACATCATCGCGGTGGGAGCGCTGCGGGAGCTGGCGGCGCGGGGCCGCAGCGTGCCTGGCGACGTCGCCGTGGTGGGGTTCGACGACTCCGTGCTGGCCACGACGGTGACGCCGCCACTGACCACGGTCCGGCAGCCGGTGGAGGAACTTGGCCGCACGATGACCTGGCGGCTGCTCGCCCAGCTGGCAGGTGACGAGCCGTTGCCGCCCTCGATCCTGTTGCCGACCGAACTGGTGGTGCGCGCGTCAGCCTGA
- a CDS encoding carbohydrate ABC transporter permease: MTGSSPAPAAAEAETVTPGPAGATAPPRPGWRDRLSRWDVRYSPYLYVAPFFVIFGIVGLFPLLYTAFVSFFEWDLIDDDPAFAGLDNYVQLFGDPQFWTTLTNTVSIFLLSSVPQIVIAVLLAALLNTRVRFATGWRVGVLMPYVASLVALGIIFANLFGPQYGLVNGLLELLGLDRVDWQADRFASHVAIAVMVNWRWTGYNALIVLAAMQAIPKEVHEAAVVDGAGPVRRFVSVTLPMLRPTLIFVVITSTIGGLQIFTEPKLFDAMPGSNNGGSTHQFQTITLYMYQAAFEREDLGYASAIAWVLFVIIIGIALINFFLTKRIASTGEDR; encoded by the coding sequence GTGACTGGTTCGAGCCCCGCTCCGGCCGCTGCCGAAGCAGAGACGGTGACTCCCGGGCCGGCAGGCGCCACGGCGCCGCCGCGCCCGGGCTGGCGCGACCGGTTGAGCCGGTGGGACGTGCGCTATTCGCCGTACCTCTACGTGGCGCCGTTCTTCGTCATCTTCGGGATCGTCGGGCTTTTTCCCCTGCTGTACACGGCATTCGTGTCGTTCTTCGAGTGGGACCTGATCGACGACGACCCGGCGTTCGCCGGTCTGGACAACTACGTCCAGCTCTTCGGTGATCCGCAGTTCTGGACGACGCTGACCAACACGGTGAGCATCTTCCTGCTCTCCAGCGTTCCGCAGATCGTCATCGCGGTGCTGCTCGCGGCCCTGCTCAACACCAGGGTGAGGTTCGCGACCGGATGGCGGGTCGGTGTGCTGATGCCGTACGTGGCGAGCCTCGTCGCGCTGGGCATCATCTTCGCCAATCTGTTCGGCCCGCAGTACGGACTCGTCAACGGGTTGCTGGAACTACTCGGTCTCGACCGGGTGGACTGGCAGGCCGATCGGTTCGCCAGCCATGTGGCCATCGCCGTCATGGTGAACTGGCGGTGGACCGGCTACAACGCCCTCATCGTGCTGGCCGCCATGCAGGCCATCCCGAAGGAGGTCCACGAGGCTGCCGTGGTGGACGGCGCGGGCCCGGTGCGCCGGTTCGTCAGCGTCACACTCCCGATGCTGCGTCCGACACTGATCTTCGTGGTGATCACCTCGACGATCGGAGGGCTTCAGATCTTCACCGAGCCGAAGCTGTTCGATGCCATGCCTGGGTCGAACAACGGTGGCTCGACCCACCAGTTCCAGACCATCACGCTGTACATGTACCAGGCGGCGTTCGAGAGGGAGGACCTCGGCTACGCCTCGGCCATCGCCTGGGTGCTCTTCGTGATCATCATCGGCATCGCTCTGATCAATTTCTTCCTGACAAAGCGGATCGCTTCGACGGGGGAGGACCGATGA
- a CDS encoding ferredoxin produces the protein MKVSVDQDICCGAGQCALLAPEVFDQRDEDGVVVLLDPEPGEESHAVTREAADGCPSGAIVVAEN, from the coding sequence ATGAAGGTCAGCGTCGATCAGGACATCTGCTGCGGTGCGGGCCAGTGCGCGTTGCTGGCCCCTGAGGTGTTCGACCAGCGTGACGAGGACGGCGTCGTCGTCCTTCTCGACCCCGAGCCCGGCGAGGAATCACACGCGGTGACGCGCGAGGCCGCCGACGGCTGCCCTTCCGGTGCGATCGTCGTGGCCGAGAACTGA
- a CDS encoding ABC transporter substrate-binding protein, which yields MRHRLRRARRATAVTTAAAACLVTVACGGDAADANGKTQISISTFGEFGYEELYAEYERLHSDIDIVPHTTGQGGPYHQALFTKLGAGSGLDDVVAIEEAHLPEALDKSSRFHDLREVGPAEVSPGRWLDWKYQSAVDKEGRLIGYGTDTGPLAMCYRKDLFEKAGLPSEPDEVGELFATWDSYFDAGDTFVANSDGVAWFDSAAQIFNAMQNQLDVGYFDRQDRLTIESNAEIRRNWDTVTDAVNRGQSAGLVAFSNEWNSGFKQSAFATKTCPSWMLGVIEEQAGDELAGEWAVTSAFPGGPRNWGGSYLAVPTQSEHAEEAAAFAAWLTAPEQQIKAFKAAGAFPSQVEALESPELLSATNDYFGGAKIGELFAEQAKTIGEAQYKGPGDGKIQENALAPALQAVEQGASADEGWQQFVASAKQIAS from the coding sequence GTGCGACACCGACTTCGACGCGCCAGACGTGCCACCGCCGTGACCACAGCCGCCGCTGCCTGCCTGGTGACCGTTGCCTGTGGCGGCGATGCCGCCGACGCGAACGGCAAGACCCAGATCAGCATCTCGACGTTCGGCGAGTTCGGGTACGAAGAGCTCTACGCCGAATACGAGCGCCTGCACAGCGACATCGACATCGTCCCCCACACCACCGGCCAGGGCGGGCCGTACCACCAGGCCCTGTTCACCAAGCTCGGTGCTGGTTCGGGCCTCGACGACGTCGTGGCCATCGAGGAGGCCCACCTTCCCGAGGCATTGGACAAGTCGAGCCGGTTCCACGACCTGCGTGAGGTCGGCCCGGCCGAGGTGAGCCCCGGCCGCTGGCTCGACTGGAAGTACCAGTCGGCTGTGGACAAGGAGGGCAGGCTGATCGGATACGGCACCGACACCGGCCCGCTGGCGATGTGCTACCGCAAGGACCTCTTCGAGAAGGCGGGGCTGCCGTCGGAACCGGACGAGGTGGGGGAGCTGTTCGCGACCTGGGACAGCTATTTCGACGCCGGTGACACGTTCGTCGCGAACAGCGACGGCGTGGCGTGGTTTGACTCGGCCGCGCAGATTTTCAACGCGATGCAGAACCAGCTCGATGTCGGCTACTTCGACCGGCAGGACCGGTTGACGATCGAGTCGAACGCCGAGATCCGGCGGAACTGGGACACCGTCACCGACGCGGTGAATCGTGGCCAGTCGGCGGGTCTCGTGGCCTTCTCCAACGAGTGGAACAGCGGATTCAAGCAGTCGGCCTTCGCGACGAAGACGTGCCCTTCGTGGATGCTCGGAGTGATCGAGGAGCAGGCCGGTGACGAACTCGCGGGCGAGTGGGCCGTCACCTCGGCTTTCCCGGGAGGGCCGCGAAACTGGGGCGGTTCCTACCTCGCTGTACCGACTCAGAGCGAGCACGCCGAGGAGGCCGCGGCGTTCGCGGCGTGGCTGACCGCACCGGAACAGCAGATCAAGGCGTTCAAGGCGGCAGGGGCATTCCCCAGCCAGGTGGAAGCGCTGGAGTCGCCGGAACTGCTCTCCGCCACCAATGACTACTTCGGCGGCGCGAAGATCGGCGAACTGTTCGCGGAGCAGGCGAAGACGATCGGAGAGGCCCAGTACAAGGGGCCGGGCGACGGCAAGATCCAGGAGAACGCGCTCGCCCCGGCGTTGCAGGCTGTGGAGCAGGGCGCCTCGGCCGATGAGGGCTGGCAGCAGTTCGTCGCGTCCGCCAAGCAGATCGCGTCCTGA
- a CDS encoding carbohydrate ABC transporter permease, with translation MSAVPLLRSRRRPRIAGPGRPNIWVYGLLTAFVLGSIFPFYWSFLVASRDSSILTEQVPPLVPGGNFFANAARVFDTVPFWKALGNSIIVSGSVTISTVLFSSLAGFAFAKLRFKGRNALFLFVVATLAVPTQLGIIPLYMAMAELGWANELQAVIVPNLVTAIGVFWMRQYTVSAVPSELIEAARMDGCSMIRVFWHVCLPAVRPAAAFLAMFTFMTSWNDFLWPLVALGPDNPTVQVALEKLQSGYYVDYSLVLTGTTLATVPILVVFFLLGRQIVAGIMQGAVKG, from the coding sequence ATGAGCGCCGTACCACTCCTTCGCTCCCGGCGGCGGCCGAGGATCGCCGGGCCCGGCAGGCCGAACATCTGGGTCTACGGCCTGCTCACGGCCTTCGTGCTCGGTTCGATCTTCCCGTTCTACTGGTCGTTCCTCGTGGCCAGCAGGGACAGCTCAATACTCACCGAGCAGGTGCCGCCGCTGGTTCCCGGTGGCAACTTCTTCGCCAACGCCGCGCGGGTCTTCGACACCGTGCCGTTCTGGAAGGCACTGGGCAACAGCATCATCGTGTCCGGTTCGGTGACGATCTCGACGGTGCTGTTCTCCAGCCTCGCCGGGTTCGCTTTCGCCAAACTCCGGTTCAAAGGACGCAACGCGCTGTTCCTCTTCGTCGTCGCGACGCTGGCGGTGCCGACACAGCTCGGAATCATCCCGCTGTACATGGCGATGGCGGAGCTGGGCTGGGCGAACGAACTCCAGGCTGTGATCGTGCCCAACCTGGTCACCGCGATCGGTGTGTTCTGGATGCGCCAGTACACGGTGAGCGCCGTGCCGTCGGAGTTGATCGAGGCGGCTCGGATGGATGGTTGCTCCATGATCCGCGTGTTCTGGCACGTGTGCCTTCCCGCAGTCAGGCCTGCTGCGGCGTTCCTGGCGATGTTCACGTTCATGACGTCGTGGAACGACTTCCTGTGGCCGTTGGTGGCACTAGGCCCCGACAACCCGACCGTCCAGGTGGCGCTGGAGAAATTGCAGAGTGGGTACTACGTGGACTACTCGCTCGTCCTCACCGGAACCACACTGGCCACGGTTCCGATTCTCGTCGTGTTCTTCCTGCTCGGCCGCCAGATCGTGGCCGGCATCATGCAAGGCGCTGTAAAGGGGTAG
- a CDS encoding winged helix DNA-binding domain-containing protein: MRRIGADVRRALLGVRHRLTAPSAASCPVEVADSLVALHSSDPATVYLATWARTRAPEPEPLHRSLYDDRSLLRLIAMRRTVFVTSRAVAPLVLTSCSSDVANGQRRLLVTMLDQNGVEEPETFVDKARAAALAALSARGEATAAELAGDDPLLGTKLALSTGKRYESRQNVASRVLLLLSAEGLVVRGRPRGTWTSQQYRWATMRTWIGGDLPELPVAEAERELARRWLAAYGPATPEDLQWWTGWTKTRTKRVLTALRPEEVEVCGAQGIALASTPEPPAEVTPWAALLPGLDPTSMGWRHREWFLGEYGERLFDANGNAGPTVWWNGRVVGAWTQAANGDVVYRLLEDVGSEAVAAIDAEADRLTRALGGARLAPRARNRSPIERQLLE, encoded by the coding sequence ATGAGACGGATCGGCGCGGACGTGCGGCGTGCTCTGCTGGGGGTGCGGCACCGGCTCACCGCGCCGTCGGCGGCCTCTTGTCCTGTCGAGGTGGCCGACAGTCTCGTCGCCCTGCACAGCTCCGACCCCGCCACGGTGTATCTCGCCACGTGGGCTCGAACGCGAGCGCCCGAACCCGAACCACTGCACCGGTCGCTCTACGACGACCGCAGTTTGCTGCGACTGATCGCGATGCGGCGCACCGTGTTCGTCACCTCGCGCGCCGTGGCGCCACTGGTACTCACCTCGTGTTCGTCGGACGTGGCGAACGGCCAACGCAGGTTGCTGGTCACGATGCTCGACCAGAACGGCGTCGAGGAGCCGGAGACGTTCGTGGACAAGGCGAGAGCGGCCGCGCTGGCGGCCCTGTCAGCGCGGGGCGAAGCCACCGCGGCCGAGTTGGCAGGCGACGATCCCCTGCTCGGCACCAAGCTGGCTCTTTCGACGGGGAAACGCTACGAGAGCAGGCAGAACGTGGCCAGCCGTGTCCTGCTGTTGCTCTCGGCGGAAGGGCTCGTCGTGCGGGGGCGGCCCCGAGGGACGTGGACCTCCCAGCAGTACCGCTGGGCCACGATGCGGACCTGGATCGGCGGTGATCTCCCCGAGCTGCCGGTGGCCGAAGCCGAGCGGGAACTCGCCAGGCGCTGGCTCGCCGCCTACGGCCCCGCGACCCCCGAGGATCTCCAGTGGTGGACGGGCTGGACGAAGACGAGGACGAAGCGGGTGCTCACCGCGCTGCGCCCCGAGGAGGTCGAGGTGTGCGGCGCGCAGGGAATCGCTCTCGCGAGCACACCGGAGCCGCCGGCCGAGGTCACGCCGTGGGCCGCGCTGCTGCCCGGGCTCGACCCGACGTCGATGGGCTGGCGGCACCGCGAGTGGTTCCTCGGCGAGTACGGCGAGCGCCTGTTCGACGCGAACGGCAACGCCGGTCCCACCGTGTGGTGGAACGGCCGCGTGGTGGGGGCATGGACCCAAGCCGCCAACGGCGATGTCGTGTACCGGCTGCTGGAGGATGTGGGTTCGGAGGCCGTCGCGGCGATCGATGCCGAGGCGGATCGGCTCACCCGCGCGCTCGGCGGTGCGCGCCTCGCGCCGAGGGCCAGGAACCGAAGCCCGATCGAGCGGCAACTCCTGGAGTAA
- a CDS encoding GH1 family beta-glucosidase, producing the protein MTFPPGFVWGVATAAFQVEGSTTADGRSPSIWDTFCDTDGAVAGGDTGEPAADHYRRMPSDVALMRELGVGAYRFSLAWPRVRPDGGDVNPRGLDFYERLVDTLLEAGIIPWPTLYHWDLPQALEDRGGWTARDTAARFADYAATVVDRLGDRVTTWTTLNEPWCSAFLGYGSGRHAPGRTDPGAAVAAAHHLLLAHGLAATAVRARVPDAEVGVTLNLFPVSPADPRSQEDLEVARRVDGLQNRLFLDPVLLSRYPEDVLADLEPWLGEVVRDGDEAVIGAGADFLGVNYYRDLFVSSAPDEQSGPPSEWVGTDHVSFPERGLPRTDSGWDVNAGELTGLLLRLHTEYPRLPLYITENGAAFRDEVGPGGRIEDADRIAFVEAHLLAAHRAVARGVDLRGYFYWSLLDNFEWAEGYAKRFGLVYVDYETQRRTPKASAAWYSRVMADNGLAGRR; encoded by the coding sequence GTGACCTTCCCTCCCGGTTTCGTGTGGGGTGTCGCCACGGCGGCCTTCCAGGTCGAGGGGTCCACAACGGCCGACGGCCGATCTCCGTCCATTTGGGACACCTTCTGTGACACGGACGGCGCTGTGGCAGGCGGCGACACCGGAGAACCCGCGGCCGACCACTACCGGAGGATGCCGTCCGATGTCGCACTCATGCGAGAGCTGGGCGTCGGCGCGTACCGGTTCTCCCTCGCGTGGCCGAGGGTGCGGCCCGATGGTGGCGATGTCAATCCCCGAGGGCTCGACTTCTACGAGAGGCTGGTGGACACGCTGCTGGAGGCCGGGATCATCCCGTGGCCGACGCTGTACCACTGGGATCTGCCGCAGGCACTTGAAGATCGGGGAGGGTGGACCGCGCGGGACACCGCTGCCCGGTTCGCCGACTACGCCGCTACCGTGGTGGACCGGCTGGGCGACAGGGTGACGACGTGGACCACTCTGAACGAACCGTGGTGCTCGGCCTTCCTCGGATACGGCTCGGGCAGGCACGCGCCGGGCCGCACCGATCCCGGGGCCGCGGTCGCGGCGGCGCACCATCTACTGCTCGCCCACGGGCTGGCCGCCACCGCCGTGCGGGCGCGGGTGCCGGACGCCGAGGTCGGCGTGACCCTCAACCTCTTCCCCGTCAGCCCGGCCGATCCGCGAAGCCAGGAAGACCTGGAGGTGGCACGCCGCGTTGACGGCTTGCAGAATCGATTGTTCCTCGATCCGGTGCTGCTGTCCCGGTATCCCGAGGATGTCCTCGCCGATCTGGAACCATGGCTCGGCGAGGTCGTGCGGGACGGCGACGAGGCCGTCATCGGCGCGGGCGCGGACTTCCTCGGCGTGAACTACTACCGCGACCTGTTCGTGTCGTCGGCGCCGGACGAGCAATCGGGGCCGCCGTCGGAATGGGTCGGTACCGACCACGTCAGCTTCCCGGAGCGGGGGCTTCCCAGGACTGACTCCGGTTGGGACGTCAACGCGGGGGAGCTGACCGGGTTGCTGCTGCGACTGCACACCGAGTATCCACGGCTTCCGCTCTACATCACCGAGAACGGCGCGGCGTTCCGGGACGAGGTGGGGCCCGGCGGCCGCATCGAGGACGCCGATCGCATCGCGTTCGTGGAAGCTCATTTGCTCGCCGCGCACCGGGCCGTGGCACGGGGCGTGGATCTGCGCGGGTACTTCTACTGGTCGCTGCTCGACAACTTCGAGTGGGCCGAGGGCTACGCCAAGCGTTTCGGGCTCGTCTACGTTGACTACGAGACCCAGCGCAGGACCCCGAAGGCCAGTGCTGCATGGTATTCGCGAGTGATGGCGGACAACGGTTTGGCAGGACGGCGATGA
- a CDS encoding alpha/beta fold hydrolase: MAKGFDIVGDGAHTVIAVHGWLGSAGAWRPLVPHLDTATFRYVFMNLRGYGDRRGEPGEHTLAEAATDVLAVADALSADRVSLVGHSMGGAVVQRVLADAPDRVRSLVGISPVPASGVPFDDEGWALFSGAAANPGHRRAIVDLTTGNRLTGVWLDAVVRHSLDHSDERAFADYLLAWAKTDFHTEIEGNPVPVKVIVGEHDPALGEQTMRQTFTQWYPNCAVDVLANCGHYAIDETPVALATSLESFLREVP; encoded by the coding sequence GTGGCCAAGGGATTCGACATCGTCGGCGACGGAGCGCACACCGTCATCGCCGTGCACGGCTGGCTCGGTTCGGCGGGCGCATGGCGGCCGCTCGTCCCCCACCTCGACACCGCGACGTTCCGATACGTCTTCATGAATCTGCGCGGGTACGGCGACCGGCGCGGCGAGCCGGGCGAGCACACACTCGCCGAGGCCGCCACCGACGTGCTCGCCGTGGCCGACGCGCTGTCGGCCGACCGCGTCTCCCTCGTGGGCCACTCGATGGGCGGCGCCGTCGTACAGCGCGTCCTCGCCGATGCGCCCGATCGCGTGCGCTCGCTCGTCGGTATCTCGCCCGTACCTGCCTCGGGCGTGCCGTTCGACGACGAGGGCTGGGCGCTGTTCTCCGGCGCGGCGGCCAACCCCGGTCACCGGCGGGCGATCGTCGATCTGACCACGGGGAACCGGCTCACCGGTGTATGGCTCGACGCCGTGGTGCGGCATTCGCTCGACCACTCCGACGAACGCGCGTTCGCCGACTACCTGCTGGCCTGGGCCAAAACCGACTTCCACACGGAGATCGAGGGCAACCCCGTGCCGGTGAAGGTGATCGTCGGCGAGCACGACCCCGCACTCGGCGAGCAGACCATGCGGCAGACGTTCACCCAGTGGTACCCGAACTGCGCCGTCGATGTCCTCGCCAACTGCGGCCACTACGCCATCGACGAGACTCCTGTCGCGCTCGCGACGAGCTTGGAGTCCTTCCTGCGCGAGGTGCCGTGA
- a CDS encoding ROK family transcriptional regulator, producing the protein MTTPGPASQHTVRRHNCALVLDAVAATPGVSRAGVAARTGLTKATVSTLVDRLVTASLVREEGRQHRSGPGRRGTSLSLSPDGPCGLGVEIGVDYLATCLMGLTGEVRDEHVRRIDNRDTPASRVLSRVAAELRGALQRAEREGLTVGGVGVAVPGLVEAPSGRVLVAPNLGWENIDLAAGLRTGVLDLPGELVVGNEANLAAVAELDAMRRGEETAPASFVHVSGEIGIGAGIVLDGALFDGANGFGGELGHFPVRPRGPRCSCGAVGCLERLAGQDAILSSAGADDVDDLVSRLDAGERTAVAAVRSAGRLLGSALSAVVNLLDIPAIVLGGTYARLYPWLADPLSAELSCRVMGSRWRPVEVRRSALGADAAVRGAAASALRAVLTDPDTYIASRTARSGSGIGATSG; encoded by the coding sequence GTGACCACCCCGGGACCAGCGAGTCAGCACACCGTCCGGCGCCACAACTGCGCCCTCGTTCTCGACGCCGTCGCCGCCACGCCCGGGGTGTCCCGCGCCGGTGTCGCCGCGCGCACCGGTCTCACGAAAGCCACGGTCTCGACCCTCGTCGATCGCCTCGTCACCGCGTCGCTGGTGCGGGAGGAAGGCCGTCAGCATCGCAGTGGCCCAGGGCGGCGCGGGACATCGCTGTCGCTCTCCCCCGACGGCCCCTGCGGCCTCGGTGTGGAGATCGGGGTCGATTACCTCGCCACGTGCCTGATGGGGCTCACCGGCGAGGTGCGAGACGAGCATGTGCGGCGTATCGACAACCGGGACACACCGGCGAGCCGCGTGCTCTCCCGTGTGGCAGCGGAACTCCGTGGGGCACTGCAGCGCGCCGAGCGCGAGGGACTCACGGTCGGCGGCGTGGGCGTCGCCGTTCCCGGTCTCGTCGAGGCCCCGAGCGGGCGCGTGCTCGTCGCACCGAATCTCGGCTGGGAGAACATCGATCTCGCGGCAGGTCTGCGCACCGGAGTACTCGATCTTCCCGGTGAACTCGTGGTGGGCAACGAGGCGAACCTCGCCGCCGTCGCCGAACTCGACGCCATGCGGCGAGGCGAGGAGACCGCGCCTGCCAGCTTCGTGCACGTGTCAGGCGAGATCGGCATCGGCGCTGGCATCGTGCTCGACGGCGCCCTGTTCGACGGCGCCAACGGGTTCGGTGGCGAACTCGGTCACTTCCCGGTGCGGCCCCGGGGACCGCGCTGCTCGTGCGGCGCCGTCGGCTGCCTCGAACGGCTCGCGGGACAGGACGCCATTCTCAGCAGTGCCGGGGCCGACGACGTCGATGACCTCGTGTCGCGTCTCGACGCGGGTGAGCGCACGGCCGTCGCCGCCGTGCGCTCGGCGGGCAGGCTGCTGGGTTCGGCCCTGTCCGCCGTGGTGAACCTGCTGGATATCCCCGCGATCGTGCTCGGCGGCACCTACGCGCGCCTGTATCCCTGGCTCGCTGATCCGCTCAGCGCGGAGCTGTCCTGCCGCGTCATGGGTTCGCGATGGCGGCCGGTGGAGGTGCGCAGGTCGGCGCTCGGCGCGGACGCCGCGGTGCGGGGAGCGGCGGCGTCCGCACTGCGCGCGGTGCTGACCGACCCGGACACCTACATCGCGAGCCGCACGGCGCGGTCAGGCTCAGGAATCGGCGCGACGTCAGGCTGA